Proteins encoded in a region of the Streptomyces sp. NBC_01471 genome:
- the recN gene encoding DNA repair protein RecN: MVMCVLEEMRIRSLGVIDDAVVELSPGFTAVTGETGAGKTMVVTSLGLLLGGRADAALVRLGAKSAVVEGRIVLPAGAPAAVRAEEAGAELDEGALLISRTVSAEGRSRAHIGGRSVPVGLLAEIADELVAVHGQTDQQGLLRPARQRQALDRYAGEAVAGPHTKYAAAYKRLRAVAAELVELTTRARERAQEADLLRFGLDEIAAVEPLPGEDTELASEAERLGHAEALASAASAAHTALVGNPEDPESVDATTLVGGSGRSLDAVRTHDPALAALADRIGEIGILLADVSGELAGYADDLDADPLRLAAVEERRAALTQLTRKYGEDITAVLAWAEEGAARLTELEGDDDRIGELTAEHEALRSELSGLAQTLTDARTEAAARFADAVTAELASLAMPHARVTIDIRQTDDPEGVEVGGRTVAYGPLGADEVELLLAPHPGAAARPISKGASGGELSRVMLAVEVVFAGSDPVPTYLFDEVDAGVGGKAAVEVGRRLARLARTAQVVVVTHLPQVAAFADRQLLVEKTNDGSVTSSGVTVLEGEDRVRELSRMLAGQEDSETARAHAEELLATARADG, translated from the coding sequence ATGGTCATGTGCGTGTTGGAGGAGATGCGGATACGGTCGCTCGGAGTCATCGACGACGCTGTGGTGGAGCTTTCACCCGGTTTCACCGCGGTGACCGGTGAGACCGGCGCGGGCAAGACCATGGTCGTGACCAGCCTCGGGCTGCTGCTCGGCGGTCGCGCCGACGCCGCCCTGGTGCGGCTCGGAGCCAAGTCGGCGGTGGTCGAAGGGCGGATCGTGCTGCCCGCGGGCGCGCCGGCCGCGGTACGGGCCGAGGAAGCGGGCGCCGAGCTCGACGAGGGCGCGCTGCTCATCAGCCGGACGGTCTCCGCCGAAGGGCGCTCACGGGCGCACATCGGCGGACGTTCCGTACCGGTCGGGCTGCTCGCCGAGATCGCCGACGAACTGGTCGCCGTGCACGGGCAGACCGACCAGCAGGGGCTGCTGCGCCCGGCCAGACAGCGCCAGGCCCTCGACCGGTACGCCGGTGAGGCGGTGGCGGGCCCGCACACCAAGTACGCGGCGGCCTACAAGCGGCTGCGTGCCGTCGCCGCCGAACTGGTCGAACTGACCACCCGGGCGCGGGAACGGGCCCAGGAGGCGGACCTGCTCCGCTTCGGGCTGGACGAGATCGCCGCCGTCGAGCCGCTGCCCGGCGAGGACACCGAACTCGCCTCCGAGGCCGAGCGGCTGGGTCATGCCGAAGCACTCGCGTCCGCGGCGTCGGCGGCGCACACCGCGCTCGTCGGCAACCCCGAGGACCCCGAGAGCGTCGACGCGACGACGCTGGTCGGCGGTTCGGGACGGTCGCTCGACGCCGTACGCACCCACGACCCGGCCCTGGCCGCGCTCGCCGACCGGATCGGCGAGATCGGCATCCTGCTCGCCGACGTGTCGGGGGAGCTGGCCGGTTACGCGGACGACCTCGACGCCGATCCGCTGCGGCTCGCCGCCGTGGAGGAGCGCAGGGCGGCGCTGACCCAGCTGACCCGCAAGTACGGCGAGGACATCACGGCCGTACTGGCCTGGGCCGAGGAGGGCGCGGCGCGCCTCACCGAGCTGGAGGGCGACGACGACCGGATCGGCGAACTGACGGCGGAGCACGAGGCGCTGCGCTCGGAGCTGTCCGGCCTCGCGCAGACCCTCACCGACGCGCGTACGGAGGCGGCCGCGCGGTTCGCGGACGCCGTCACCGCCGAACTCGCCTCGCTCGCCATGCCGCACGCACGGGTGACGATCGACATCCGGCAGACCGATGACCCCGAAGGGGTGGAGGTCGGCGGGCGGACCGTCGCCTACGGCCCGCTCGGCGCCGACGAGGTGGAGCTGCTGCTCGCACCGCACCCCGGCGCGGCCGCCCGCCCCATCTCCAAGGGGGCGTCGGGCGGTGAACTCTCCCGGGTGATGCTCGCGGTCGAGGTCGTCTTCGCGGGGTCCGACCCCGTACCGACGTACCTCTTCGACGAGGTCGACGCCGGGGTCGGCGGCAAGGCCGCTGTGGAGGTGGGCCGGCGGCTCGCCAGGCTCGCCAGGACCGCGCAGGTGGTGGTCGTGACACATCTGCCGCAGGTGGCCGCGTTCGCCGACCGTCAGCTGCTCGTCGAGAAGACCAACGACGGCTCGGTGACCAGCAGCGGTGTCACGGTCCTGGAGGGCGAGGACCGGGTACGGGAGTTGTCGCGGATGCTCGCCGGCCAGGAGGACTCGGAGACGGCCCGGGCGCACGCCGAGGAACTGCTGGCCACGGCGCGGGCGGACGGCTGA